In Bombina bombina isolate aBomBom1 chromosome 6, aBomBom1.pri, whole genome shotgun sequence, a single genomic region encodes these proteins:
- the LOC128662331 gene encoding dnaJ homolog subfamily C member 18 has product MVSKMERQRAEMLIKIARVRLQCGRTEDALNYLYQAQSIYPTHSAAELIQAIRGGWFETDFGDYGSSSHHFEPSGYRDYANYYAGCNNCGRPPWEEEEEEEEEEEVNLNPKIDDDDYYAVLGVKKDANEETLRKAYRKLALRYHPDKNSSPGATEAFKAIGKAFGVLSDPVKRKLYDDSQSRASAACDPNMTTQDLFDLFFSGHYPTRATYTFAGCSQRQSRPTNREQHSGSPRWQNEEVRQDSGSPRWQNEEVRQDTGRARRCGEKEGQQGGWERRSGAEGHNVGRERWWEKEDKQESGIPKRKEEAKQDNGRSRMQEEKRKDGGRGRPKWSGMKRQDGKRSRWREEYGRHDGRRSRGQEEDQQDGGQPKSPYSAFIQVLPVLILVVVSVVAQLTATTPTYSLHHKPSSGLTVPRETRSLGVPYFVSQTFQSRYRGAALVELERAIEKDYAEHIQASCWKEKQQKSDLANLARLYRDERLREKAESLKMENCQKLSNLISLRRGG; this is encoded by the exons ATGGTATCAAAAATGGAGCGCCAGAGGGCAGAAATGTTGATAAAAATTGCCCGTGTCCGTCTTCAGTGTGGGCGCACAGAAGATGCTCTTAATTACCTATACCAGGCCCAGAGCATCTACCCCACTCACTCTGCTGCTGAACTTATACAGGCCATTCGAGGAGGGTGGTTTGAAACCGATTTTGGAGATTATGGCTCAAGCAGCCACCATTTTGAACCAAGTGGATATCGGGACTATGCCAATTACTATGCTGGGTGTAATAATTGTGGAAGACCACcgtgggaggaagaggaggaagaagaagaggaggaggaagtgAATTTGAATCCTAAGATTGATGATGACGATTACTATGCTGTTCTGGGAGTGAAGAAGGATGCCAATGAGGAGACTTTAAGGAAAGCCTACCGAAAACTTGCATTACGTTACCATCCTGATAAGAACAGTTCTCCAGGGGCTACTGAAGCTTTTAAG gcTATCGGGAAAGCTTTTGGTGTCCTGAGTGATCCAGTCAAAAGAAAGCTTTATGATGATTCACAAAGCAGAGCTAGTGCGGCCTGTGATCCTAATATGACAACACAAGATCTCTTTGACCTGTTTTTCTCAGGTCATTACCCAACCAGGGCAACCTATACATTTGCAGGATGCAGTCAAAGACAATCAAGACCTACaaacagagagcagcatagtggaAGTCCAAGATGGCAGAATGAGGAAGTAAGGCAGGATAGTGGAAGTCCAAGATGGCAGAATGAAGAAGTAAGACAAGATACTGGCCGGGCAAGGAGATGTGGGGAAAAGGAAGGGCAACAAGGAGGATGGGAAAGGAGATCGGGTGCTGAAGGGCATAATGTAGGAAGGGAAAGGTGGTGGGAAAAAGAGGATAAGCAAGAGAGCGGAATACCAAAACGAAAGGAAGAGGCAAAACAAGATAATGGTCGATCAAGAAtgcaagaagaaaaaagaaaagatggTGGGAGAGGACGGCCAAAATGGTCGGGTATGAAAAGGCAGGATGGCAAAAGGTCAAGATGGCGTGAGGAATATGGAAGGCATGATGGAAGAAGGTCTAGAGGGCAAGAAGAGGATCAGCAAGATGGTGGACAACCTAAGTCACCTTACTctgcttttattcaggttttaCCTGTACTAATCCTAGTGGTTGTATCTGTGGTTGCTCAGTTAACTGCCACTACTCCAACATACAGCCTACATCACAAACCATCCTCTGGTCTAACTGTTCCCAGGGAAACAAGAAGTCTTGGTGTCCCTTATTTTGTCAGTCAGACTTTCCAGTCTCGATATCGGGGTGCAGCACTGGTGGAACTAGAAAGAGCAATCGAAAAGGATTATGCTGAGCACATTCAGGCCAGCTGCTGGAAGGAGAAACAGCAAAAATCTGATTTAGCCAACCTGGCCCGTCTTTATAGAGATGAGAGACTAAGGGAGAAGGCAGAGTCTCTAAAGATGGAGAACTGTCAGAAGCTATCAAACCTTATAAGCTTACGCAGGGGAGGTTGA